In Triticum urartu cultivar G1812 chromosome 6, Tu2.1, whole genome shotgun sequence, the following proteins share a genomic window:
- the LOC125517046 gene encoding serine/threonine-protein phosphatase 7 long form homolog, whose translation MSQLTHHPNTTRQKVAIIISALRMQSRMVWLLDDHWDKQHRSYAMAVEQRELAPLKLRSHGVTLGWMRYDERYTPYVRETGLLPFIHMVRRSTPPNNAPALTALIDHWRSETHSFHLRTGEMTVTLQDIAMITGLPIDGNPLCMSTDSDGWRAQMHALIGMVPPEPPEPAAENKKKERVAAGATFTWITKHFGTCPPEADEDTVKTYARVYMWYVISRTMFADGTCKNAPWMWLKALTVFDSKWSWGSATLAYLYRQLDEACCRSSGGIGGCLLALSIWSWERLPVGRPKKVKYDDWDDKGDLLRLPTWAYKWDVINETTDDPSVMYKLYQSELDAITPEQVIWEPYGTGDSFGNPLEFRLNPMCTRDRDLWRMRCPLICNWAVELHLPHRVRRQFGLFQAHPPEWEDTDKLLHALDRKRQRKIKDWAKHHRKYVVQFALSVEQARAGKGVQLREHCPVAFNNYLTWFLASTRAEVCKPAYAEEILEEPTVFDEVAQHQYNALVRKGNSVIPSAPMMNFVRAQIKKAADETEIILETTPAGKSDGEGALRAFIKRQGQKLRRLLNLFGCRDPEYVSPERSRSATPSDPASGQSHGDHLEDEDVGVVTQGVVDDDMTLGTYQARSAYMLKPRKGINKYTPEDFTERGKRTVGTSRMAALDDYLDDDVNDVEEPEPERERVPLPRKVKKLASKRGGGAAKKRSRN comes from the exons ATGAGCCAACTCACACACCACCCCAACACAACCCGGCAAAAGGTGGCTATCATCATCTCTGCTCTCCGGATGCAATCGAG GATGGTTTGGCTTCTCGATGATCACTGGGACAAGCAACACCGGTCGTACGCTATGGCGGTGGAGCAGCGG GAGCTTGCACCTTTGAAGCTTCGTTCTCACggggtcacccttgggtggaTGCGCTATGATGAGCGATACACACCGTATGTAAGGGAGACAGGACTTCTCCCTTTCATTCATATGGTCAGACGGTCGACGCCACCCAACAATGCTCCAGCACTCACCGCGCTTATTGATCATTGGCGGTCGGAGACACATAGTTTCCATCTACGGACCGGGGAGATGACAGTGACGCTCCAGGATATTGCTATGATCACCGGTCTTCCTATCGATGGGAATCCTTTATGTATGAGCACCGATTCCGATGGGTGGCGCGCGCAGATGCATGCCCTTATCGGTATGGTTCCTCCGGAGCCTCCGGAACCAGCAGCAGAAAACAAGAAGAAGGAAAGAGTCGCAGCCGGTGCTACTTTCACGTGGATTACTAAGCACTTTGGTACTTGCCCACCGGAAGCTGATGAGGACACGGTCAAGACATATGCTCGTGTCTACATGTGGTATGTGATATCCAGGACTATGTTTGCTGATGGCACATGCAAGAATGCTCCATGGATGTGGCTGAAGGCGTTGACCGTCTTCGATAGCAAATGGAGTTGGGGTTCGGCGACACTGGCTTACTTGTATAGACAG TTGGACGAAGCCTGTTGTAGGTCATCTGGAGGTATTGGTGGTTGTTTGCTCGCACTTTCCATATGGAGCTGGGAGCGTTTGCCGGTTGGACGTCCGAAGAAGGTGAAGTACGATGATTGGGACGACAAAGGCGACCTACTACGGCTACCCACTTGGGCTTACAAGTGGGATGTGATAAATGAGACGACAGATGATCCCTCGGTCATGTACAAGTTGTACCAGAGCGAGCTTGACGCGATCACGCCTGAGCAG GTGATATGGGAGCCGTATGGAACAGGAGATAGTTTTGGTAACCCTTTAGAGTTCAGGCTGAATCCGATGTGCACTAGGGATAGGGATCTCTGGCGTATGCGGTGCCCACTCATATGCAACTGGGCGGTTGAGCTTCACCTCCCACATCGAGTGCGCCGTCAGTTTGGTTTGTTCCAGGCACATCCGCCGGAGTGGGAGGACACAGACAAGTTGCTACACGC GTTGGATAGGAAAAGGCAGCGGAAGATTAAGGATTGGGCCAAGCATCACAGAAAGTATGTCGTACAGTTTGCGCTTAGTGTGGAGCAAGCTAGGGCTGGAAAAGGAGTCCAGCTTCGTGAGCACTGCCCTGTAGCGTTCAACAACTATCTCACATGGTTTCTTGCAAGTACCCGTGCGGAGGTATGCAAGCCGGCGTATGCTGAGGAGATTTTGGAAGAACCCACTGTTTTTGATGAGGTAGCCCAACACCAGTACAACGCATTAGTCAGGAAAGGCAACTCAGTGATCCCTTCAGCTCCAATGATGAACTTTGTG CGTGCCCAGATCAAGAAAGCAGCTGATGAGACCGAGATTATTCTTGAAACAACCCCGGCTGGCAAAAGCGATGGAGAAGGTGCACTTCGAGCATTCATCAAG CGCCAGGGCCAAAAGTTAAGGCGGCTATTAAACCTTTTTGGTTGTCGTGACCCCGAGTATGTATCACCAGAACGGTCTAGGTCGGCGACACCATCAGATCCCGCTTCGGGCCAGAGCCATGGTGATCATTTGGAGGATGAGGATGTGGGTGTGGTCACCCAAGGG GTTGTTGATGATGATATGACCTTGGGGACGTACCAGGCTAGGTCTGCATACATGCTAAAGCCTAGGAAGGGAATCAACAAGTACACACCTGAAGACTTCACCGAAAGAGGCAAAAGGACGGTCGGCACCTCGCGGATGGCGGCTTTGGATGACTATTTGGATGACGATGTCAATGACGTGGAGGAACCAGAGCCGGAGCGGGAGCGTGTTCCTCTTCCTAGGAAGGTGAAGAAGTTAGCCAGCAAGAGGGGGGGGGGAGCAGCCAAAAAGCGCTCAAGGAACTAG